In Setaria italica strain Yugu1 chromosome IX, Setaria_italica_v2.0, whole genome shotgun sequence, the genomic stretch GCAGGCCAATGCCTACTTGCCAAAATTTCTTGGTCATTACACACCAGAAAGATCTCGGCTACATGCCACAAGAAAGCAGTAAAGCCTATCGTTTCTAAATGAGAACTCTTTGCTTCAGAACAAAGAAAGGAATTGCAGAGTAACGAAAAATAGCTCTTGAAAGTGAAGGTACACTGGAACAAATTCTGGTGAAAATCACCTGATTAAAGTAAGGCCACGTTTCCATGTTTTGGGCTCTCAAGGTGTCCGCATTGATTGCTTGGTAAATCTTCCCAAATGGCCTAAGATACTTTGGCCTCTGCAATACCAAGTGAGCAGAATTTGACATTTGAACATGGGGAAAACTCTAGCTAACTAGCTATTCTATTCAGCAGAAACATATTCCTAAGATAACGTTTTTTTAGTGAAAACTGTATTTGATCACTAAGGATCTACAGGTATTTTATGCAATGTATAGAAACAGAAGTAAAGTAGAAACAAAGAATAGTAGGAAACCTGTGGTTGCAGTATGCTTGTGGAGGTGGTATAGAGAAGCTCCCATTTGCCGTTGAGGAGATCGGATTTGAGCGGCTCCTTCACCTGGTTCACTGCCTCCAATTGCTGAACGATCTGAAGAAACGAAAGCAGCCCGCGAGTAAGCTCTATGCTATGCATCAATGGATGCACGGACCATGACGAGAGAAAGAACAAAGTATAGCTATTCCACGTCCTCACCTGCTCGACGCGCTCCTTGTCCTCGGGCGTGGCCTCGGCGCCGCGTTCGAGCGGCGCGATGgcggtgaggagctcctccttgaGCCTCATCGCCTTCTCGGCGTCCTTCTCCCCTCTATTATTCCCCGTGAAGAACGACGGCAGGAAGGAGAAGGACGACACGCCCGCCCTCCACCTGCCGCCCTGGCGCCTGGCCGGTGCCGCGGCGAGCGCGATGCCCGGCCCTCTCCTTCGCGACGGCGCGGCAAGGTGGGAGCAGGCAGCGACGCTGGTGCCCGGGCCGGCTGGCGGCGCGAGAGGCGCGCCGGGCGCGCGCGGGAGAGAGAGCATGAGCGAGGCGGGCGCCATGGCACGGCGCGGAGGCGAGCGGGATTTTTGCGTGCGATTGCGGTGGGAGTCGCGGGGGCGCGACCGCAATTTCGCGAAGAAGGCAAGCGAAGGCGTCGCGTACTCGCGTGTTTTTTTGAGTGGTGGATAAaacgcgcggcgcgcggggtggGGACTGGGGTTCTCCCCGCCGCGGCACCGCGATTGTTTATGGAACAGCACGGCACAAGAAACCTGTTCGTCCAGGTGTGTTCAGGgaatgtttgtttctttagcaccttctaaaattcatgtcacatcgaatgtttagatattaattatgagtattaaaactacaaaactaattacacagacggagactaatttacgagacgaatctattaagtctaattagtccatgatttgataatgtgatgctaatgatggattaattaggcttaatagattcgtctcgtgaattagcctctatctgtgtaattagttttataattagctcatatttaatcctcctaattagcctccgaatattcgatgtgacataaattttagtcaagactaaagatccaaacgtATTTTGAATAtgtttagagcaactccagctATAGCCCTCAAACCAATACTCCCAAAGGTCAAATGTTGGTTCTCTCAATTTTTAAAGGATCACAAAAATATCTCAAACTCTAGCAATAGTCCCCATGGATAGAGGCTCTTGAGAGACCCAGGAATTGAGAGTGGATGGGGTATTTTGGAGGCCTCCCCAAAATGGGAAGCCCAGTAGAAAGCCTATTGGAGTGCATTTTTTGACTTGGTCTTTTAAACTTAGGGTAGAGGTTATTTAAAGGGTTTGCTGGAGTTCTCTTACTCCATCCATCCTAAAAATAATACAATTTTGGCTATGTGCCTCCACTAAGCTCGcctgctccggctcctcctcgatGGAGTTTGGCTCCAGTCATTTGCCCTTGCCCATGGATGGCCCCATGGAGCTGCTTGCTCGTAGTATTCCACTATGCTGCACTGCACGGACTGACTGCTATCAGTCTTGGGGGTTGCCAAGAACTTGACCCAAGAAAGCAGCAGTCATATGTTTGCCCTTGCCCATGGATGGCCCCATGGAGCTGCTTGCTCGTAGTATTCCACTATGCTGCACTGCACGGACTGACTGCTATCAGTCTTGGGGGTTGCCAAGAACTTGACCCAAGAAAGCAGCAGTCATATGTTTGCCCTTGCCCATGGATGGCCCCATGGAGCTGCTTGCTCGTAGTATTCCACTATGCTGCACTGCACGGACTGACTGCTATTAGTCTTGGGGGTTGCCAAGAACTTGACCCAAGAAAGCAACAGTCATATGTTTGTACCCCTATGTTTGTAGCGTTAACTTCTGCCAAGTACTGCAGGCTTTTCGGTcgcacatgcatgcatcagcTCCTTCATGGCTCCACCACCGTCCTTCGTTTCTCCGTGCtcggcgagagagagagagagagagaggagatgagGAGTGAGCAAGACTGCAAGAGCAACTGAGCATTCGGCCATTCGCCATCCGGTAGCAGTATTTGGCGAGGCCGATTGACCTCTAGCCGGCACTGCTGGGCAGTCACACACAACTTGAAGTCTAGTAGAGGACTAGTAGAAGTGACGAGTGAGGCGAGAGGAGGATGCAGAGCTACACGCTACTTTCTACCTGTGCGCCGAGAGCATCATGTCCAGGACTCCCTTCAAATGCTACTTTCTCattattcaaaaagaaaaggtactTTCTCAGCTAAAAGCTTTTAAATAAATTTGAGCTAAACAAATGTCACAAAATCCAGAGCTCCTTAAAAAAACTACACCGGCGACTGGTCTAGAGACCCAAACAGGCAAGCTTTACAGTGTACGGGGAAGATGAGAGCAAATATACCATCGACACTCTGTTTCAAGCTTGTTTGAGCATAACACTGGTTCTAGTAAAGAGTAATTCTAGGAACAAGTTGAACTCCTTGGTTCATAGATGAAGGGCTTCAAAGAGACACCAAAGCGGTAAATCATGAATGTGACAAAACAAGAATGAAACCTTTGTTTAGCATCGATCCATATAAGCTATTTCACAGCTATAGAATTTGCAGCAGCTGATCATATCCCAATGATTCGTCTATGACACTCATCAAAGCTCAAAACGGAACACCCAGCAGTAGTGATGTTACACAAAAAGAACCAAACAGAACTTAAATACATGGTAATGCGACTTATTCCTCCTGGGAGGAAGATGACTTCTTCTTGGCAACTGAAGCCCTCTTTCCCTtgagtgtccggcagttgttcTTTGTCCTCTGGCCACGGACTGGGAGCCCCAGCTTGTGCCTGATGCCCTTGTAGCACCTAATCTCCTTCAACCTCTCAATCGCCACACGGTTGAACCGTTTCTGTAAACCATGCAAAGAAAAGTGGGCCAGTGTTCAGTACTTTAAAGCTAAAGTGTCAGATATGATCAATGAAAGTAAAAAGGAATATAAGTGTCTGCATAATGAACTTTAAGCTTCCAAACTCTCAAGGAATCATTGATCAGCTAGTTATGGTAATCATAGAAATTGCTAATCATCATACACTACTAAATCAAAGAACCGCGGAGTATTGAATTAGCAAAGGGATCAGGGACATTACAAGGTCTCCCTCAATCATGTACTTGCCGACCTCCTTACGGAGGGTGATGACCTCCTCCTCAGAGAGATCCTTGGTGATCTTGTTGTCGAAATTGAGGTCCAAAAGGATCTGACGAGAGCGTGACCGCCCAATGCCATGGATGTACTGCAGTGAGTACTCCACCCTCTTGTGGTTTGGGATCATATGCACGCAGCACGCACCTGCTGCGTTCCTCGTTCCTTGCTGCGTGTGTGTACACTGTAAAGGGGGACCTGTGCGGCTGTGCTGCGTAAACTGTAAAGCCTGCGGATCAAAAGCCGCTGCGACCACAGTAACAAAAGGAGGACGACTCGCATATACAGTTTTAGGAGACAAGCTATCTTGGGATTCCTGAACATGGCCGCAGAGTCCACTAAGCTCGcctgctccggctcctcctcgatGGAGTTTGGCTCCAGTCATTTGCCCTTGCCCATGGATGGCCCATGGAGCTGCTTGCTCGTAGTATTCCACTATGCTGCACTGCACTGACTGACTGCTATTAGTCTTGGGGGTTGCCAAGAACTTGACCCAAGAAAGCAGCAGTCATATGTTCCCGGCCTTTCAGCCAAGGTCAGCTATGTGCCTATGTTCATACTAGAACAGGGCAAAAATTGTGGGTAACGTGTGGCCTCCTTACAAACGGATCCACGTTCCATGCGTGCACACGGACAACCTTAAACCCTAGACGTCATCTGCCGCGCGCCTCCTACGAATCCAAACCGAATCCACGGCTGCACATGTGctcctctctcacacacactTGACCCAAGGACGACCAGATTACCAGACTCCCACGATCTGCATCTCTCCATTGGATTGGACCACTAGCTGGGCTTGGACCCCTATGTTTGTAGCGTTAACTTCTGCCAAGTACTGCAGGCTTTTCGGTcgcacatgcatgcatcagcTCCTTCATGGCTCCACCACCGTCCTTCGTTTCTCCGTGCTCGGCGAGAGGAGATGAGGAGTGAGCAAGACTGCAAGAGCAACTGAGCATTCGGCCATTCGCCATCCGGTAGCAGTATTTGGCGAGGCCGATTGACCTCTAGCCGGCACTGCTGGGCAGTCACACACAACTTGAAGTCTAGTAGAGGACTAGTAGAAGTGACGAGTGAGCACCGAGAGCATCATGTCCAGGACTCCCTTCAAATGCTACTTTCTCattattcaaaaagaaaaggtactTTCTCAGCTAAAAGTTTTTCATGAAATTTGAGCTAAACAAATGTCACAAAGTCCAGAGCTCCTTAATAAAACTACACCGGCGACTGGTCTAGAGACCCAAACAGGCAAGCTTTACAGTGTACGGGAAGATGAGAGCAAATATACCATCGACAATCTGTTTCGAGCTTGTTTGAGCAGAACACTGGTTCTAGTAAAGAGTAATTCTAGGAACAAGTTGAACTCCTTGGTTCATAGATGAAGGGCTTCAAAGAGACACCAAAGCGGTAAATCATGAATGTGACAAAACAAGAATGAAACCTTTGTTTAGCATCGATCCATATAAGCTATTTCACAGCTATAGAATTTGCAGCAGCTGATCATATCCCAATGATTCGTCTATGACACTCATCAAAGCTCAAAACGGAACACCCAGCAGTAGTGATGTTACACAAAAAGAACCAAACAGAACTTAAATACATGGTAATGCGACTTATTCCTCCTGGGAGGAAGATGACTTCTTCTTGGCAACTGAAGCCCTCTTTCCCTtgagtgtccggcagttgttcTTTGTCCTCTGGCCACGGACTGGGAGCCCCAGCTTGTGCCTGATGCCCTTGTAGCACCTAATCTCCTTCAACCTCTCAATCGCCACACGGTTGAACCGTTTCTGTAAACCATGCAAAGAAAAGTGGGCCAGTGTTCAGTACTTTAAAGCTAAAGTGTCAGATATGATCAATGAAAGTAAAAAGGAAATATAAGTGTCTGCATAATGAACTTTAAGCTTCCAAACTCTCAAGGAATCATTGATCAGCTAGTTATGGTAATCATAGAAATTGCTAATCATCATACACTACTAAATCAAAGAACCACGGAGTATTGAATTAGCAAAGGGATCAGGGACATTACAAGGTCTCCCTCAATCATGTACTTGCCGACCTCCTTACGGAGGGTGATGACCTCCTCCTCAGAGAGTTCCTTGGTGATCTTGTTGT encodes the following:
- the LOC101777272 gene encoding probable plastid-lipid-associated protein 4, chloroplastic encodes the protein MAPASLMLSLPRAPGAPLAPPAGPGTSVAACSHLAAPSRRRGPGIALAAAPARRQGGRWRAGVSSFSFLPSFFTGNNRGEKDAEKAMRLKEELLTAIAPLERGAEATPEDKERVEQIVQQLEAVNQVKEPLKSDLLNGKWELLYTTSTSILQPQRPKYLRPFGKIYQAINADTLRAQNMETWPYFNQVTANLVPLNPRRVAVKFDYFKIFSLIPIKSPGSGKGELEITYLDEELRVSRGDKGNLFVLKMVDPAYRVPL
- the LOC101777693 gene encoding 30S ribosomal protein S13, chloroplastic isoform X3 — encoded protein: MATLSMVSVPIAPSSLPLSTRGRCSSVSFPSPKKGGIGHGSLRIECIRIGGVEIPNHKRVEYSLQYIHGIGRSRSRQILLDLNFDNKITKDLSEEEVITLRKEVGKYMIEGDLKRFNRVAIERLKEIRCYKGIRHKLGLPVRGQRTKNNCRTLKGKRASVAKKKSSSSQEE
- the LOC101777693 gene encoding 30S ribosomal protein S13, chloroplastic isoform X2, producing MATLSMVSVPIAPSSLPLSTRGRCSSVSFPSPKKGGIGHGSLRIECIRIGGVEIPNHKRVEYSLQYIHGIGRSRSRQILLDLNFDNKITKDLSEEEVITLRKEVGKYMIEGDLKRFNRVAIERLKEIRCYKGIRHKLGLPVRGQRTKNNCRTLKGKRASVAKKKSSSSQEE
- the LOC101777693 gene encoding 30S ribosomal protein S13, chloroplastic isoform X1; translated protein: MATLSMVSVPIAPSSLPLSTRGRCSSVSFPSPKKGGIGHGSLRIECIRIGGVEIPNHKRVEYSLQYIHGIGRSRSRQILLDLNFDNKITKELSEEEVITLRKEVGKYMIEGDLKRFNRVAIERLKEIRCYKGIRHKLGLPVRGQRTKNNCRTLKGKRASVAKKKSSSSQEE